The proteins below come from a single Hemitrygon akajei chromosome 2, sHemAka1.3, whole genome shotgun sequence genomic window:
- the LOC140737783 gene encoding IgGFc-binding protein-like isoform X3, whose amino-acid sequence MSAPRRRSCTFLLVFYMLMANHEDSRCVGSAIGNLNSAGSQGLVISGRKFLAIFLENHSNTAILALNIITYEKAANVNVSISVPPFFRAQTIGASNSAVVNLEPIYMLKGNEISKKVITITADEDISVVVLNTRYNTQDAYLNLPVVNLGTTYFVVTYNGFRTNHRQFAIANGNENVQVTVTVAGAVVYNGIQYSDKQKFTFNMEPNQTTQFQSEVDLTGTKVVSSKPVAVFSGNRCIMISSTDCDHVAEQLFPVDKWSYSFAVFPLLNKETTDLVTVIAGENDTAVSIYSEEGNVNFVLQEGSHINLTVNGGMIVNSAKAVMVTYLSTGGSNKLVPTFDPFLMNVIPSAYFNSFYVFVTFANFYNYILIISSTPNYQQIVLDGKPLSSYPSENTTFWDFTATRIYLGKTAGRYVIMHTDALFGIYVYGIARGEAYGYSIGGKSNNADLRKSASFICMTQAAEYTFPSSVLTSAGVALADVHLIDPTCKARQQDENWVVITAPFNSCGTTISNETGKIIYINTIYGSVPSTSVHRLEIELKCEMAVNESVRMGFMLQTNHLVRFGHYNVSFKLFRSINYDDPVLQFPYQVELNGTLFVQMEAHTTDTGVQIFTDTCVSIPSLNTNKVPFTIIQNGCIHDVTFRWHETSDTRKQRFSFHVFKFENFPQVYIFCDLVLCHTGSSPSRCERGCIPSRRKRALQAHWRNDKAAHLSQGPVVFSTSRLGQRDLRLSSERKEAGYSMYMFGALSAICLSLLTALVLQRKYYLKQN is encoded by the exons CAGGTTCTCAGGGGTTAGTTATTTCGGGAAGAAAATTCCTGGCCATTTTCCTAGAGAACCACTCGAACACAGCCATCCTGGCCTTGAACATTATCACCTACGAAAAGGCGGCCAACGTGAATGTCTCGATTTCCGTCCCGCCTTTCTTTCGGGCCCAGACCATTGGAGCCAGTAACAGCGCCGTGGTCAACCTGGAGCCCATCTACATGCTTAAAGGTAATGAGATCTCCAAGAAGGTTATCACCATCACGGCTGACGAAGATATCTCAGTGGTGGTGCTGAATACCCGTTACAACACCCAGGATGCCTACCTAAACCTGCCTGTCGTTAACCTGGGTACCACGTACTTTGTAGTCACTTACAACGGGTTCCGAACCAACCACAGGCAGTTCGCCATCGCCAACGGCAACGAGAACGTCCAAGTGACTGTCACGGTGGCGGGCGCAGTGGTATACAACGGCATTCAGTACTCTGACAAGCAGAAGTTCACCTTCAACATGGAGCCCAACCAAACCACCCAGTTCCAGAGCGAAGTCGACCTGACCGGCACCAAGGTGGTGTCTTCCAAACCCGTGGCGGTGTTCAGTGGAAACCGGTGCATCATGATCTCCTCCACCGACTGCGACCACGTCGCCGAGCAGCTTTTCCCGGTGGACAAGTGGTCCTACTCCTTCGCCGTCTTCCCCCTGTTGAACAAAGAGACGACTGACCTGGTCACCGTGATCGCGGGCGAGAACGACACGGCCGTCAGCATCTACTCAGAGGAGGGAAACGTCAACTTCGTGCTGCAGGAAGGTTCCCACATTAACCTCACCGTCAACGGGGGCATGATCGTCAATTCAGCCAAAGCCGTCATGGTGACCTACCTCTCAACAGGGGGAAGTAACAAACTAGTCCCCACTTTCGACCCGTTCCTGATGAACGTCATCCCTTCCGCCTACTTCAACTCCTTCTACGTCTTCGTGACCTTCGCCAACTTTTACAATTACATCCTCATCATCTCGTCCACGCCAAACTACCAACAAATCGTGCTGGATGGAAAGCCCCTGTCCAGCTACCCCTCGGAGAACACCACCTTCTGGGACTTCACCGCCACCCGCATCTATCTAGGCAAGACGGCAGGCCGCTACGTGATAATGCACACGGATGCGCTCTTCGGCATCTACGTCTATGGCATCGCCCGAGGGGAGGCTTACGGCTACTCGATAGGAGGCAAAAGTAACAATGCTG acCTTAGGAAGTCGGCGTCGTTCATCTGCATGACGCAGGCGGCTGAGTACACCTTCCCGTCCAGCGTCCTCACCAGCGCTGGGGTAGCCCTCGCCGACGTGCATCTCATCGACCCGACCTGCAAGGCCCGCCAGCAGGACGAGAACTGGGTGGTCATCACGGCTCCGTTTAACTCCTGCGGGACCACGATCAGC AACGAGACTGGGAAGATTATCTACATCAACACCATTTACGGAAGTGTCCCGAGTACCTCAGTTCACCGGCTGGAGATTGAACTGAAATGCGAGATGGCAGTGAACGAAAGCGTCAGGATGGGATTTATGCTGCAGACCAATCACCTGGTTCGGTTCGGACACTACAACGTATCCTTTAAGCTGTTCCGCTCAATAAACTACGACGACCCAGTGCTGCAATTCCCTTACCAAGTTGAACTGAACGGGACGTTGTTCGTTCAGATGGAGGCCCACACAACTGACACGGGAGTACAGATCTTCACGGACACCTGCGTGTCCATACCCTCGCTGAACACCAACAAAGTACCGTTCACCATAATTCAAAACGG TTGCATCCACGACGTGACATTCAGGTGGCACGAAACCAGtgacacaagaaagcagcgcTTCAGCTTCCACGTGTTCAAGTTCGAGAACTTTCCGCAGGTCTACATCTTCTGCGATCTGGTGCTCTGCCACACCGGCTCGTCGCCCAGCCGCTGTGAGAGGGGCTGCATCCCATCGCGGAGGAAGAGGGCGCTCCAGGCCCACTGGCGGAATGACAAGGCCGCCCATCTCTCGCAGGGTCCCGTGGTCTTCTCCACCAGCAGGCTGG GACAACGTGATCTGCGCCTCAGTTCTGAAAGAAAAGAAGCTGGTTACAGTATGTATATGTTTGGGGCTCTATCTGCTATTTGCCTGAGTTTACTCACTGCTTTGGTTCTTCAGAGAAAATACTACTTGAAGCAAAACTGA
- the LOC140737783 gene encoding uncharacterized protein isoform X1: protein MSAPRRRSCTFLLVFYMLMANHEDSRCVGSAIGNLNSVSRPEPCSVLQDSLDGQKGLVLTETAGSQGLVISGRKFLAIFLENHSNTAILALNIITYEKAANVNVSISVPPFFRAQTIGASNSAVVNLEPIYMLKGNEISKKVITITADEDISVVVLNTRYNTQDAYLNLPVVNLGTTYFVVTYNGFRTNHRQFAIANGNENVQVTVTVAGAVVYNGIQYSDKQKFTFNMEPNQTTQFQSEVDLTGTKVVSSKPVAVFSGNRCIMISSTDCDHVAEQLFPVDKWSYSFAVFPLLNKETTDLVTVIAGENDTAVSIYSEEGNVNFVLQEGSHINLTVNGGMIVNSAKAVMVTYLSTGGSNKLVPTFDPFLMNVIPSAYFNSFYVFVTFANFYNYILIISSTPNYQQIVLDGKPLSSYPSENTTFWDFTATRIYLGKTAGRYVIMHTDALFGIYVYGIARGEAYGYSIGGKSNNADLRKSASFICMTQAAEYTFPSSVLTSAGVALADVHLIDPTCKARQQDENWVVITAPFNSCGTTISNETGKIIYINTIYGSVPSTSVHRLEIELKCEMAVNESVRMGFMLQTNHLVRFGHYNVSFKLFRSINYDDPVLQFPYQVELNGTLFVQMEAHTTDTGVQIFTDTCVSIPSLNTNKVPFTIIQNGCIHDVTFRWHETSDTRKQRFSFHVFKFENFPQVYIFCDLVLCHTGSSPSRCERGCIPSRRKRALQAHWRNDKAAHLSQGPVVFSTSRLGQRDLRLSSERKEAGYSMYMFGALSAICLSLLTALVLQRKYYLKQN, encoded by the exons CAGGTTCTCAGGGGTTAGTTATTTCGGGAAGAAAATTCCTGGCCATTTTCCTAGAGAACCACTCGAACACAGCCATCCTGGCCTTGAACATTATCACCTACGAAAAGGCGGCCAACGTGAATGTCTCGATTTCCGTCCCGCCTTTCTTTCGGGCCCAGACCATTGGAGCCAGTAACAGCGCCGTGGTCAACCTGGAGCCCATCTACATGCTTAAAGGTAATGAGATCTCCAAGAAGGTTATCACCATCACGGCTGACGAAGATATCTCAGTGGTGGTGCTGAATACCCGTTACAACACCCAGGATGCCTACCTAAACCTGCCTGTCGTTAACCTGGGTACCACGTACTTTGTAGTCACTTACAACGGGTTCCGAACCAACCACAGGCAGTTCGCCATCGCCAACGGCAACGAGAACGTCCAAGTGACTGTCACGGTGGCGGGCGCAGTGGTATACAACGGCATTCAGTACTCTGACAAGCAGAAGTTCACCTTCAACATGGAGCCCAACCAAACCACCCAGTTCCAGAGCGAAGTCGACCTGACCGGCACCAAGGTGGTGTCTTCCAAACCCGTGGCGGTGTTCAGTGGAAACCGGTGCATCATGATCTCCTCCACCGACTGCGACCACGTCGCCGAGCAGCTTTTCCCGGTGGACAAGTGGTCCTACTCCTTCGCCGTCTTCCCCCTGTTGAACAAAGAGACGACTGACCTGGTCACCGTGATCGCGGGCGAGAACGACACGGCCGTCAGCATCTACTCAGAGGAGGGAAACGTCAACTTCGTGCTGCAGGAAGGTTCCCACATTAACCTCACCGTCAACGGGGGCATGATCGTCAATTCAGCCAAAGCCGTCATGGTGACCTACCTCTCAACAGGGGGAAGTAACAAACTAGTCCCCACTTTCGACCCGTTCCTGATGAACGTCATCCCTTCCGCCTACTTCAACTCCTTCTACGTCTTCGTGACCTTCGCCAACTTTTACAATTACATCCTCATCATCTCGTCCACGCCAAACTACCAACAAATCGTGCTGGATGGAAAGCCCCTGTCCAGCTACCCCTCGGAGAACACCACCTTCTGGGACTTCACCGCCACCCGCATCTATCTAGGCAAGACGGCAGGCCGCTACGTGATAATGCACACGGATGCGCTCTTCGGCATCTACGTCTATGGCATCGCCCGAGGGGAGGCTTACGGCTACTCGATAGGAGGCAAAAGTAACAATGCTG acCTTAGGAAGTCGGCGTCGTTCATCTGCATGACGCAGGCGGCTGAGTACACCTTCCCGTCCAGCGTCCTCACCAGCGCTGGGGTAGCCCTCGCCGACGTGCATCTCATCGACCCGACCTGCAAGGCCCGCCAGCAGGACGAGAACTGGGTGGTCATCACGGCTCCGTTTAACTCCTGCGGGACCACGATCAGC AACGAGACTGGGAAGATTATCTACATCAACACCATTTACGGAAGTGTCCCGAGTACCTCAGTTCACCGGCTGGAGATTGAACTGAAATGCGAGATGGCAGTGAACGAAAGCGTCAGGATGGGATTTATGCTGCAGACCAATCACCTGGTTCGGTTCGGACACTACAACGTATCCTTTAAGCTGTTCCGCTCAATAAACTACGACGACCCAGTGCTGCAATTCCCTTACCAAGTTGAACTGAACGGGACGTTGTTCGTTCAGATGGAGGCCCACACAACTGACACGGGAGTACAGATCTTCACGGACACCTGCGTGTCCATACCCTCGCTGAACACCAACAAAGTACCGTTCACCATAATTCAAAACGG TTGCATCCACGACGTGACATTCAGGTGGCACGAAACCAGtgacacaagaaagcagcgcTTCAGCTTCCACGTGTTCAAGTTCGAGAACTTTCCGCAGGTCTACATCTTCTGCGATCTGGTGCTCTGCCACACCGGCTCGTCGCCCAGCCGCTGTGAGAGGGGCTGCATCCCATCGCGGAGGAAGAGGGCGCTCCAGGCCCACTGGCGGAATGACAAGGCCGCCCATCTCTCGCAGGGTCCCGTGGTCTTCTCCACCAGCAGGCTGG GACAACGTGATCTGCGCCTCAGTTCTGAAAGAAAAGAAGCTGGTTACAGTATGTATATGTTTGGGGCTCTATCTGCTATTTGCCTGAGTTTACTCACTGCTTTGGTTCTTCAGAGAAAATACTACTTGAAGCAAAACTGA
- the LOC140737783 gene encoding uncharacterized protein isoform X2: MSAPRRRSCTFLLVFYMLMANHEDSRCVGSAIGNLNSVSRPEPCSVLQDSLDGQKGLVLTETGSQGLVISGRKFLAIFLENHSNTAILALNIITYEKAANVNVSISVPPFFRAQTIGASNSAVVNLEPIYMLKGNEISKKVITITADEDISVVVLNTRYNTQDAYLNLPVVNLGTTYFVVTYNGFRTNHRQFAIANGNENVQVTVTVAGAVVYNGIQYSDKQKFTFNMEPNQTTQFQSEVDLTGTKVVSSKPVAVFSGNRCIMISSTDCDHVAEQLFPVDKWSYSFAVFPLLNKETTDLVTVIAGENDTAVSIYSEEGNVNFVLQEGSHINLTVNGGMIVNSAKAVMVTYLSTGGSNKLVPTFDPFLMNVIPSAYFNSFYVFVTFANFYNYILIISSTPNYQQIVLDGKPLSSYPSENTTFWDFTATRIYLGKTAGRYVIMHTDALFGIYVYGIARGEAYGYSIGGKSNNADLRKSASFICMTQAAEYTFPSSVLTSAGVALADVHLIDPTCKARQQDENWVVITAPFNSCGTTISNETGKIIYINTIYGSVPSTSVHRLEIELKCEMAVNESVRMGFMLQTNHLVRFGHYNVSFKLFRSINYDDPVLQFPYQVELNGTLFVQMEAHTTDTGVQIFTDTCVSIPSLNTNKVPFTIIQNGCIHDVTFRWHETSDTRKQRFSFHVFKFENFPQVYIFCDLVLCHTGSSPSRCERGCIPSRRKRALQAHWRNDKAAHLSQGPVVFSTSRLGQRDLRLSSERKEAGYSMYMFGALSAICLSLLTALVLQRKYYLKQN; the protein is encoded by the exons GTTCTCAGGGGTTAGTTATTTCGGGAAGAAAATTCCTGGCCATTTTCCTAGAGAACCACTCGAACACAGCCATCCTGGCCTTGAACATTATCACCTACGAAAAGGCGGCCAACGTGAATGTCTCGATTTCCGTCCCGCCTTTCTTTCGGGCCCAGACCATTGGAGCCAGTAACAGCGCCGTGGTCAACCTGGAGCCCATCTACATGCTTAAAGGTAATGAGATCTCCAAGAAGGTTATCACCATCACGGCTGACGAAGATATCTCAGTGGTGGTGCTGAATACCCGTTACAACACCCAGGATGCCTACCTAAACCTGCCTGTCGTTAACCTGGGTACCACGTACTTTGTAGTCACTTACAACGGGTTCCGAACCAACCACAGGCAGTTCGCCATCGCCAACGGCAACGAGAACGTCCAAGTGACTGTCACGGTGGCGGGCGCAGTGGTATACAACGGCATTCAGTACTCTGACAAGCAGAAGTTCACCTTCAACATGGAGCCCAACCAAACCACCCAGTTCCAGAGCGAAGTCGACCTGACCGGCACCAAGGTGGTGTCTTCCAAACCCGTGGCGGTGTTCAGTGGAAACCGGTGCATCATGATCTCCTCCACCGACTGCGACCACGTCGCCGAGCAGCTTTTCCCGGTGGACAAGTGGTCCTACTCCTTCGCCGTCTTCCCCCTGTTGAACAAAGAGACGACTGACCTGGTCACCGTGATCGCGGGCGAGAACGACACGGCCGTCAGCATCTACTCAGAGGAGGGAAACGTCAACTTCGTGCTGCAGGAAGGTTCCCACATTAACCTCACCGTCAACGGGGGCATGATCGTCAATTCAGCCAAAGCCGTCATGGTGACCTACCTCTCAACAGGGGGAAGTAACAAACTAGTCCCCACTTTCGACCCGTTCCTGATGAACGTCATCCCTTCCGCCTACTTCAACTCCTTCTACGTCTTCGTGACCTTCGCCAACTTTTACAATTACATCCTCATCATCTCGTCCACGCCAAACTACCAACAAATCGTGCTGGATGGAAAGCCCCTGTCCAGCTACCCCTCGGAGAACACCACCTTCTGGGACTTCACCGCCACCCGCATCTATCTAGGCAAGACGGCAGGCCGCTACGTGATAATGCACACGGATGCGCTCTTCGGCATCTACGTCTATGGCATCGCCCGAGGGGAGGCTTACGGCTACTCGATAGGAGGCAAAAGTAACAATGCTG acCTTAGGAAGTCGGCGTCGTTCATCTGCATGACGCAGGCGGCTGAGTACACCTTCCCGTCCAGCGTCCTCACCAGCGCTGGGGTAGCCCTCGCCGACGTGCATCTCATCGACCCGACCTGCAAGGCCCGCCAGCAGGACGAGAACTGGGTGGTCATCACGGCTCCGTTTAACTCCTGCGGGACCACGATCAGC AACGAGACTGGGAAGATTATCTACATCAACACCATTTACGGAAGTGTCCCGAGTACCTCAGTTCACCGGCTGGAGATTGAACTGAAATGCGAGATGGCAGTGAACGAAAGCGTCAGGATGGGATTTATGCTGCAGACCAATCACCTGGTTCGGTTCGGACACTACAACGTATCCTTTAAGCTGTTCCGCTCAATAAACTACGACGACCCAGTGCTGCAATTCCCTTACCAAGTTGAACTGAACGGGACGTTGTTCGTTCAGATGGAGGCCCACACAACTGACACGGGAGTACAGATCTTCACGGACACCTGCGTGTCCATACCCTCGCTGAACACCAACAAAGTACCGTTCACCATAATTCAAAACGG TTGCATCCACGACGTGACATTCAGGTGGCACGAAACCAGtgacacaagaaagcagcgcTTCAGCTTCCACGTGTTCAAGTTCGAGAACTTTCCGCAGGTCTACATCTTCTGCGATCTGGTGCTCTGCCACACCGGCTCGTCGCCCAGCCGCTGTGAGAGGGGCTGCATCCCATCGCGGAGGAAGAGGGCGCTCCAGGCCCACTGGCGGAATGACAAGGCCGCCCATCTCTCGCAGGGTCCCGTGGTCTTCTCCACCAGCAGGCTGG GACAACGTGATCTGCGCCTCAGTTCTGAAAGAAAAGAAGCTGGTTACAGTATGTATATGTTTGGGGCTCTATCTGCTATTTGCCTGAGTTTACTCACTGCTTTGGTTCTTCAGAGAAAATACTACTTGAAGCAAAACTGA